In Bacteroidota bacterium, the DNA window GAGCGCAGTAAAAACACCCGTGAATATCGAACATGTCAAAACGAGCGGCCTCGAAGCGGGACTTTCCTACAGCAGTCCCTCAACGCCGGTCACAGGGTACCTCAATGTAGCTCTCACCCATGCGTACGGGTCCGGTGCGATCACCGGCGGTTTCCTGCCCCAGGACGACGCCGGCGAGGCGACCGATCTGGATCACGATCAACGGCTCTCAATCGTCGGAAGCCTCAATTACCAGCCCTCCGACTGGTTTATCAACGCAACAGCAATCCATGGCTCGGGCCTGACCAACGGCAACCCGGGCGGTGGCGCGTTCGGGACCGGACTGTTCGACTTCAATCCCGATGCGCACACACCTCCCTACACCACGCTGAATCTTGCCTTCGGATACACCATTCGCCTCGAGGGCTCGGCGACCCTGGAACCTTCGTTGTATGTCACGAACATTTTCGACAGTGACTACCTGCTGAAAGGCGCGTATTTCAGCGGGGCGGCGTACGGTGAGAGGCGAAATGTCGTTCTAAAGCTCGCCCTTCATCTCTAGTGCGGGGCAAGCAAATGCGGGCGGATGGCAGAGTCTCATTTTGTCATCCTGAGTGAAGCGAAGGATCTCGCAGATCGGAAAGACGAGATCCTTCGGTCGCTACGCTCCCTCAGGATGACATACTCGATGAAATTGAGCCAGTACCCTACATTGCGTGTAGGGCGAAAAAACTGTATATTTACAGACCGTGATCTATAGGAACATGGCCAAAAGGATTCTCGCCTCGCTCGTGCTGCTGAGCTTTTGCGGCACGATTCCGGTCCTCACCGTCGCGCACTGGCACTCCATGAGTGCCGCGGCGGGACCGACGGCAGTTGCGCCTTTCGAGAAGAACCGCTCCACCGATGAGAACCCGATTTCCTGCTCCCTCTGTGCGAGGATTGTTTCTTCTGTTTCTTTCATCACGCCTTCGGTGGTCTTCCTCGCGATCCACACCCTGTTCGAAACGCCCTGCCATAAGGGCGAAACAGGCTTACTCTCCCTTCGCCACTCCCCCTGCCTCGACCGCGCGCCACCGCGGGACCATACGGTTTGTTAATTCAGCCGCCGGAGCCGATCCGGCGTCCTCGAACACAACGTATGGTCAAGCTCTATGTGGAACATCATCCTTGTTTCCCTTTTCACCGTGGCCGCGGTCTCTCCGGCCTTCTCCCAGGCCGACAGCACCGCCGCTGATTCGCTTCTCCTGAAACAACTGGAGCAGCAGATGCAGCCTCCCGCCCAAACGGCGCCTCCTCAGGCCCAGGTGCGCAGCGGGATATCGACGAACCCCAATATGAGCGCGATCGGCGATTTTCAGGGCGCGTACCATAGCGGGACGGGGAGAAACTATGATCTCTTCTTCAACGAAGGGGAGTTTTCCTTCCAGTCGTTTGTCGATCCGTACGCCCGCGCCGATTTCTTTCTTTCCCTGGCCAAAGACCGGTCGACGGGCAAGTTTGAGGCCGATCTGGAGGAGGCGTACCTGACCACGCTCGACCTCCCGGCGGGACTACAGCTCAAGGCGGGAAAATTCCGTATGAGCCTCGGGAGAATCAACCCGGTTCACCCCCACGCGCTTCCCTTCATCGACGTGCCCCTTGCCTATGAGAACTATTTCGGCCCGGACGGGCTGAACGACGAGGGCTTCTCTCTCAGCTGGCTCGTTCCGAACCCCCTCGACTTCTACCAGGAGCTCACGCTCGAGGTAACCGACGGGCCCGTCGACAATCCCAGCTTCTCCAGAAGCGGAGCCGACAAGTACCTCTACCTACTCCATCTGAAAAACTTCTGGGACCTGTCGCAGAACTCCACGCTCGAGCTGGGTGTTTCCGGGCTTACGGGCCCGAACGATTCCTCGTTCTCCACGACGATCGGGGCGCTCGATCTGACGTACAAATGGAAGCCTCTCCAGTTCAACACCTACCAGTCGTTCGTCTGGCAGAGCGAGGCCTATTTCAGCAAGGCGAAGGTCGCCCCCGACGTGGACGTGAACTCATGGGGGATGTATTCCTTCATCACCTACCAGATCGAGAAACGGTGGTTCTTGACCGGACGGTTCGACTATACAAACTTCCCGTACTCCTCCCAGCTCGTCGAGCGCGCCTATTCGGCGTCGCTCGGGTGGTATGCCACGGAATTCCAGAAAATCGAGCTGGAGGCAAGAACAACGACGAGCAATTTTCAGGACCAGTACCAGCAAGCCATGCTCCGATGGATCTTCGTCATCGGATCGCATGGGGCCCACGCTTATTGATCATCACCATCGAAAAGGTTGACGTATGAAACAGAGAGTTCTTTCCCTCCTTGCGATCTTCATCGCCTGGGCGATGCCCCTGCATGCGGATCAAAAGATAAGGGTCGTAACAACACTGACGGACTTGAAAAGCATCGCCGAGGCGATCGGCGGCGATAAGGTCGACGCGTTTGCGATCGCGACCGGATTTCAGAACCCGCATTTCGTTGATCCCAAACCGAGCTACATCCTCAAGCTCTCGAAGGCGGACCTCTTCGTGACGGTCGGGCTTGATCTTGAGGTCGGATGGGTCCCTCCCCTCCTGAACAGCGCCCGCAACGTGAAGATCCAGAAAGGGAGCGAAGGGTACGTCGACGTCTCCGAGAATGTTCCCCTTCTTCAGGTTCCTTCGAGCGTCAACCGGGCGGAGGGGGATATCCATATCTACGGGAATCCTCACTTCTGGATCGATCCTGTCCGCGGCAAGCAGATCGCCCGGAATATCTTCGAGGGACTGGCGAGGGTCTCCCCGGAGAACAAGGCAATCTTCCAGGAAAACCTGAACCGGTTCGACGGGAAGATCGATCTGAAGATGAAAGAATGGGCGGCAAAGATGGCCCCCTACAAGGGCACCAAGATCATCGCCTATCACAACGAATGGGTCTACTTCGAGCAGCGCTTCGGGCTCCAGATTGTCGATTTTCTCGAACCGAAGCCGGGCATCCCCCCGACGCCCAACCAGTTGCTCAAGGTCATCGGCGAGATCAAGCGGGACAACATCCGGGTGATCATCTCCTCACCCTATTTCACAACCGAATCCGCGGACCTGGTCGGCCGGCAGACGGGCGCGAAGGTCGTCGTGCTTGCGACGTCCGTGGGTGCGGAGGACGATATCAGGGATTATTTCGATGTGTTCGAAAACAACGTCAACAAGCTCGTGGATGCGCTCAAACAACCGGTCACCAGGTAAACCCAGCAGATCAAGAAGGGAGAAACCATGTTCGAAATGTTTCATCATGACTTTGTCCTCAGCGCCCTGGAAGTGAGCCTCGTGATGGGGTTGTTGCTCTCCTATCTCGGAGTCCACGTCGTCGGCCGGGGGATCGTCTTCGTCGATCTCGCCCTCGGGCAGATCTCCATGCTCGGGGTGGCCTTCGCGGGGTTCATCGAAAAGGATTCGACGCTTGTCTCGGTCATCTTTACGATGGCGGGGGCCTTTTTCCTCTCCTTCATCAACATCAGGGACAAGCGTTTGAAGCAGGAGGCGATCATCGGCATCATCTATGCGGTCGCCTCGGCCGCAACCGTCCTCTTCATCGCGAAAACCCCGCACGGAGAATCGGATATCTCCGAGGTTCTCTTCGGGAGCCTCTTCACGGTGACCGGCGAGAGCCTCCGGAACATGGCGATCGTCTTCGGCGCCATCGGGCTGGTCCAGGCCGTATTCCACAAGAAATTCTTCGCGCTCACCGAGTCGTTCGAGAACGGCCAGAGTGAGAAGGCGCTGCTCTTTAATCCGTGGAATTTCCTGTTCTATCTCTCCATCGGCCTCTCAATCGTTCTCGCAGTCCGGGCCGGCGGGGTCATCCCGGTCTTTTCCTATCTCATCATCCCTTCTGTTTCGGCGATCATGCTCGGAAGGTCCAATTGGTCGGTGGTGCTCATCGCGCTTCTGATCAGCGTGGCGGGGGGAGGGGCAGGATTGATGTTCGCGGTAAATTTCGATTTTCCGGCAGGCTCCTCGGTCGTTGCGGTGCTCGGAATGATTTTCGCGGCGGTGGCGCTCGTCAGGATCATCAAGGGCCCCCCGGGCGGAAGAAGAGGGCACGGCACGGCCGCGCCCGAACCGGTCAGCGAATCACGACCATCTTCTTCGAGGTGACGTCGCCTCCGGACGTCCAGACGCGGTAGAAGTAGACGCCGGTGGAGAGAGTTCCGGCGTCGAATTGCGCCGCATGTGTTCCCGGATCCTGCATCCGGTCCACTATGGTTGAAATCTCGCGACCGAGCATGTCATAGACCGTCACGCGGACGTGCTC includes these proteins:
- a CDS encoding T9SS type A sorting domain-containing protein translates to EHVRVTVYDMLGREISTIVDRMQDPGTHAAQFDAGTLSTGVYFYRVWTSGGDVTSKKMVVIR
- a CDS encoding metal ABC transporter substrate-binding protein — translated: MKQRVLSLLAIFIAWAMPLHADQKIRVVTTLTDLKSIAEAIGGDKVDAFAIATGFQNPHFVDPKPSYILKLSKADLFVTVGLDLEVGWVPPLLNSARNVKIQKGSEGYVDVSENVPLLQVPSSVNRAEGDIHIYGNPHFWIDPVRGKQIARNIFEGLARVSPENKAIFQENLNRFDGKIDLKMKEWAAKMAPYKGTKIIAYHNEWVYFEQRFGLQIVDFLEPKPGIPPTPNQLLKVIGEIKRDNIRVIISSPYFTTESADLVGRQTGAKVVVLATSVGAEDDIRDYFDVFENNVNKLVDALKQPVTR
- a CDS encoding metal ABC transporter permease, which produces MFEMFHHDFVLSALEVSLVMGLLLSYLGVHVVGRGIVFVDLALGQISMLGVAFAGFIEKDSTLVSVIFTMAGAFFLSFINIRDKRLKQEAIIGIIYAVASAATVLFIAKTPHGESDISEVLFGSLFTVTGESLRNMAIVFGAIGLVQAVFHKKFFALTESFENGQSEKALLFNPWNFLFYLSIGLSIVLAVRAGGVIPVFSYLIIPSVSAIMLGRSNWSVVLIALLISVAGGGAGLMFAVNFDFPAGSSVVAVLGMIFAAVALVRIIKGPPGGRRGHGTAAPEPVSESRPSSSR